The Pyrenophora tritici-repentis strain M4 chromosome Unknown M4_contig_00035, whole genome shotgun sequence region AGCAATGGCGCTTTGAGCTGTCTGGTACTGATGATCCTATTATGGTGTTGTCTGACCATCAAGCCCTTCAGACCTTTATGACCACAAAGCGCCTCAACAGACGCCAAGCCCGTTGGGCGGAATTCATGGCAGAGTTCAACTTCATTATCAAGTACAGGCCAGGCAAGCAGGGCACGAAGCCAGACGCTTTGACAAGGCGTCCTGGCGACCTACCCGAGTCACCCGACGACATCCGCCGTCGGCATCAACTCCAGGTAGTCATCAAGCCTGACCAAGTCGATCCTGAAGCGCGCGTCTGCACCATCAACATCGCCAAGGATGGAGGTTCTCGCCATGCAGTCTACCTCGCAAATCTCATCACACAGCGCACCCTTCCTGACTCTATCCCCGCAGTCGCGCAAATGCTGTATCAACTTAGCGAGGAAGACAACATCTCTGAACGGTACGCCGTCCTCGCCGCACTGCCTGGCATCGAGCCTGAGGGGGAGAAAACGGCGTCTCCCATGACCTCACGAGCAAAAGATCGCTCTGTGCAGCCGATAACGTTACAATCTCGCCTATTACAACGCCAATCGCCGCAACTAGTGCGCCCGCGATACCAAACGAGACGCCCGCCGCAATTAATGTGCCCGCGCCACCGAACAACGAGCTGACTATTGATGCTCTGCTTGACAATATCAAGGCAGCATACAAGGATGATAAGGTGTTGCAGGCGATCGTCAAAGCCAAGAAGGACGGCCTACGACGCCTGCCGTTCAAACTCATACATGGAGAAGAGCACCTCAGGCTGGAACTTGGCGATTGCGAGATCACCGACGAACTACTCTATGTGCGCAACAAGGTCTACGTCCCCGCCGGCGCCGTTCGCACCCAAGTTATTGAACAAGCCCACAAGAGCGTCTGCGGTGGCCACAGCGGCAAACATGAGTTATACTCCAAGCTGTCGCGATGGTATTACTGGCCTAGGATGACCACGGACGTCGCGCAATATGTACGCGCGTGTCTGACTTGCAAGAGGAGCAAAGCATACCGAGAAGGCAAGCATGGGCTGCTGCATCCGCTACCAATCCCCAGCAAATACTGGTCCAGCATCTCTATAGACTTCATCACTCACCTGCCGCCCTGCAGGCATAACGGTCAAACGTTCACTGACATCCTCGTGGTAGTCGACCGActcaccaagaagaagaagttcatCCCAATGGCTAGTATGACCACCGACGCCCTTGTGGTAGCCTTTATCGAATACATCTGGCGAGAAGAGGGCTTTCCTGAGGAGATTATCTCAGACCGTGGAGCGCAGTTTGTCTCTTACTTTTGGAAGCGACTATGCCAGCGTCTGGGTGTACGCCCGAAGTTCTCGACCGCTCACCATCCCCAGACTGACGGACAAACCGAGAACGCGAACTCCTACCTCAAGCAATACCTACGCGCCTATGTCAACTACGAGCAGGATAACTGGGCGCTTTTTCTGCCAATAGCTGAATTCGAAGCCAACtccagcaccagcagcacaACTGGCAAGTCGCCTTTCTTCGCGACTAAAGGATACAACCCACGGAGTGGCATTGAACCCCTGCGCCAGCGCCAGGCGCTGCGACCTTGACTGCGCCTGCGCAACAAGAACGTCTCAACGCTGACGCTTTCGCGGATCGCATGAAAACGCTGCAGGACGAGCTGCGAGCTTCAATGCAATGGGCGCAAGCAAAACAAGCAGAATACGCCAATGAAGGAAGGCTACCCGCACCAGCTTTCAAAGTCGGCGACCAAGTGATGCTGGACACTCGCAACCTACGGACGAAAAGACCCTCCGCGTCATTAGACCTAAAGAACCGCGGTCCCTTTACTATCGTTCGcgccatcaacaacaccgcATACGAGCTAGATCTTCCCGCTAACATGAAGCGCATCCACAATGTCTTCCACCCATGGCTCTTACACTTGGTTGACGACAACCCACTTACTGGACAAACACAAGATCCTGAGGTCCCTGCGGAGTTCGACCCAGAAGTGGAAGACGACACTGAATACACTGTCGAAGCAATCGAAGACTGCCGCATTAATAAGAAGCTTAAGGATCCTGCCGCCCGCGGTCGCAAGGGCAAGACTACCCAAGGCCTGCTCCAATACTTGGTACGATGGGCAAACTATCCCGACGGCCCCGACAATCCTTCATGGGAACCATACATGAACCTCGCGGACTCCGCTGACACTGTGACGCGCTATCACCTTGATCACCCAAACAAGCCGCCTATGCACAGGAAGTTTAAGTCTCTCACAGGCAAACAAGATATGCTGGTTATGCGACTTCACGCTCTTAGTCGTGTCTAGCCAGTGGTGACAACAGCAGACAAGACCAACAATAAGACTGGGATAATATAGTTGTGCTTGCTATAATCGAGGGCGTCGATAAGTTGTGCTAGAAATAGGACTTATAGACGCTGTGCTCGTGGCAAGGACTAGACTGTCAAAGTTACTATTGTTAAGACAAGATGCTAAGGTCACCACGCCACGATGATGATCCATAATTACTGTGCACAGACAACGGGAATAGAATGTAGTAATGGAATGGACACTGCAAGCGACACGCTTGGTATGCAGCAGTTTTGCGATATAGGTATCTCCTTTGTATACAATTTTAGgcaaaaaaaaaaaaaaaaaaaaaaaaaggCAGTTCGAGCGTTGGAACTTGCTCTCTTTTTTGGGGGGGTAGtgtcatggatcaaacccgcgacctctagtaagcgaggtggcccgtgcgccttaagcgaaggccacagccgaacaccaaagttcgacccgcgcaggtcttcgaacctGCACGCAATATCTCACTTAGTACTTAATACAGATACGGTCATCTCAACTATTGACGTCCCTCACATAAAGAATGCAAAAGACTTAGCGTTAAAATATAATCTAAACGCTATAGAAGGTAGTCAATCTTCTCCTATAGAGCCAGAAAAACTAGGTAACAAAATAAACCTGATTGGCTCTATAGACTCAGATTGGGGGGGCGATTTTACTAGTAGAAGATCTACTACAGGATATATATTCTTATTAAACTGTAATAAGAATAACAGCGCTATATCTTGGCTATCTAAACTACAAAAGACAGTAGCACTATCTAGTGCTGAAGCCGAATTTATGGCTTATAAAGAAGTAGTTAAAGAAAGTCTATATTTAAATTTCTTTATAAAAGAAATTACCTTACTAGTCCCTATATTTAATAGGACTAATATTATTAAAACAGATAGTCAAAGCGCTATAGAACTAGCAAAGAATCCTATGTATCACGCTAGAACTAAACATGTTGATATTAGGTATTACTTTGTTAGAGAAAAGGTTGAAAACAAAGAAATTGAATTTGTTTATCAGCCTACTACTACTCTATTAGCAGATAGCCTTACTAAATCTGTTAATACACAAAAGATTAACGAGTTTAAGGTAGAAGCAAATATACTACCATACTTAGGAGAGTAGTAGTAGAAAAACAAAATAACTAGTTATCCTAAATTGTCCTCTAACTAGTTATATTATCTAGATAATAGCTATAGATTGATAGAAGGCTATTGTCTATAAGTATTAAGCTAACTAAGCTTAAGGGGGCGTGTTGAATAATAAGCTTAGATAAGCACTAGCATAGATCTAGTAAGAGATCTACTTGCTTACGTGTCAATGAGTAAGGACGCGTAATCTATGACATAATAGATTACGTAGACCAAGAATGAGAGGAATCTTCGAGAATACTTAGAACATGTATATAAGCTATAGCTAGCACGTTAGTAGCTCGGCGTCTAGCCTTCACTCCTTTACTCTATAGATATACTTGTCAATCTATTATATCTATATTTATACTCTAGTTCCCTACTTCCGCTAGATTACTAATAGTATTACTATATCTATTAGTAATCTTCCTCCGACTCCTTCTTACATAAGATACAAGTACTAGATTCACTCGGAAGCGCCTTGTGTACGGTAACTACCGTAGTTTCTcatacaggactctaatggaaatataataataataataataataccGTAGTTTCTCTAATACGAACAGAACGTGTAGAGCACTATTAGCATAACCCATGTAAGATACAAGTACCGGATTCACTCAGAAGCGCCTTGTGTACGGTAACTACTGTAGTTTCTCTAATACGAACAGAACGTGCAGAGCACTATCAGCATAACCTATGTAAgtgtcagatttttatggatgggatcaagtgtgtattctctgtgtctgtctacggctctgtctgtgggaggtggcctcgcctcgggcttggcagtgctaagtcccggcgctagccctggtttgggggtctcatgtccttccccaaccaccatcggctcgatcatggagcaaaacctcgcctcaatctgacacaccccctcagctcgGCGCTCCTCGGCAGCCTGAGGTGGAGTGGTCTTTGCGACATTCATACCGGACTATATAACAAGactttccatcttctccagaATTTCCTCTGGATCTGCTTCCTCTACGTCTCGTTCCTTCACTTCAACCAGTCCGACCTGCGTCAAGAACTGGGGCCAGTTGTTGGCAGGCAGGGTCTTCGTGAAACCATCGGCGAGCATTTCGCCAGACGGTACATACACGACTCTGATAGACTTTCGCTTTGCCTCTTGCCTcagccagtgattgtggaTGTCCACGTGACGGAGTTTCGTCGTCAGCTGAGAGATCTCCTCGTTGATCAGCCGGATCGTCTGCGTATTATCGCACTGTATCGTAATTGTCTTCTCCGTCAACTCTACCCGAAGCTCCTCTAGCAGCATCCGCACAAACATGGACTCCTTAGCCACTTGCGATAGCGCGAGGAGTTCTGCTTCGGTCGTAGATGTCGTGATGGTATCTTGTTTGTTCGCCCTCCATGCGATCAGTCCTCCAAATAGCTTGATAACGTACCCTTGGGAGCTCTTGCGATCCGCGGTGTTGTCCGCAAAGGATGCATCGCTAGCTACTACCAATTGGTCGTCTCCTCCGAATGATAAGGATAGAAGCTTGGTTGACTCCAGGTACAACAGCACTCGGTCAGCGGCTTCTTGATGTAGTGGACCAGGGTTTGTGAGGAACCGGGCGAGTCGTGATACTGGGAATGCGACATCGGGTCGGGTGttgacggcggcgaagagtaacgatccaatcttgcgttgaTACAAGTTAATCTCTCCAGGAGTCGCCAAACCCTCACGTGCAACTAGTTCGACTCTAGCCATTGGTGTGTTGTGTCGTTGGTCCTTGTTCGTTGCCAGCcgtgcaatcttctcaacataAGCTTTCTGTGACAGCCAGATCTTTCGCTTCTCTCGGTCCCGTATAACTTCTACTCCTAAAAACCACTGCAAATCCTTTCCTCCGGTCAGGTTGTATCGCTGTTTCAGTTCCTCTTCCACTTTCTGAGCTACTTCCGCGTGCCGTTTCGAAGAGGCAAGGATAATGTCATCAACataaaagaagatgaacACTCCGTCTCGGATCATGCAGCAAGGTTCGTGGGGAACTGGCGAGAACCCGATTTCTAGGAGGAAGGCAGTGAAGTGTCTTTGCCAGAGCAATGGCGAGATCCGTAGGCCGTACAGCGCTTTGTTTAGTTGCAGTATTATTCCCTGCTTCCTGTATCCTGGGGGCATCCGCATGTACACTGTTCGATCAATATCTGCGTTGACGAAGGCGTTCGatacgtcgtattgctt contains the following coding sequences:
- a CDS encoding Chromo domain containing protein gives rise to the protein MKTLQDELRASMQWAQAKQAEYANEGRLPAPAFKVGDQVMLDTRNLRTKRPSASLDLKNRGPFTIVRAINNTAYELDLPANMKRIHNVFHPWLLHLVDDNPLTGQTQDPEVPAEFDPEVEDDTEYTVEAIEDCRINKKLKDPAARGRKGKTTQGLLQYLVRWANYPDGPDNPSWEPYMNLADSADTVTRYHLDHPNKPPMHRKFKSLTGKQDMLVMRLHALSRV